The sequence CACGGCGGCCTGACCACCCTCGAGCTCAGCTTCGGAGTGGTCATGCCCCTCCTGGCCGAGCACCACCGGGTGATCGCCGTCGAGCTCCAGGGCCACGGCCGTACGGCCGACATCGACCGGCCCATGGCCTTCGAGCATCTCGCCACCGACGTGGTGGGCCTGCTCGACCACCTCGGCATCGAACGGACCGACGTCTTCGGGTTCAGCAACGGTGGGCTCACGACCTACGAGCTGCTCGTGCACCACCCGAGTCGGGTGCGGCGGGCAGTGGTGGCCTCAGCCGACCAC is a genomic window of Acidimicrobiales bacterium containing:
- a CDS encoding alpha/beta fold hydrolase; this translates as MPYADVNGLHVYYEQRGEGPPLVLLHGGLTTLELSFGVVMPLLAEHHRVIAVELQGHGRTADIDRPMAFEHLATDVVGLLDHLGIERTDVFGFSNGGLTTYELLVHHPSRVRRAVVASADHRNDRGGEVDPDRLPTEADFAGMRDAYAAKVGAA